One genomic region from Elusimicrobium sp. encodes:
- a CDS encoding DUF1232 domain-containing protein, producing the protein MRTNRKRFYNMKFSPAILLQDMASFFPMLWAVLRGKYKMPWGTFCWGILCLIYVISPIDILPEFLPVLGITDDGAFVLLVLTLLHKDLENFRQEKKEQENVIEAEVISDKNN; encoded by the coding sequence ATGCGGACAAACCGCAAGAGGTTTTATAATATGAAATTCTCCCCCGCGATACTTCTTCAGGATATGGCATCTTTTTTCCCGATGCTTTGGGCGGTATTGCGGGGGAAATACAAAATGCCCTGGGGCACTTTTTGCTGGGGTATTTTGTGTTTGATTTATGTGATTAGCCCCATTGATATCTTGCCTGAATTTTTACCCGTTTTAGGCATCACGGACGACGGAGCCTTTGTGTTATTGGTATTAACGCTTTTACATAAAGATTTAGAAAACTTCCGCCAAGAAAAAAAAGAACAGGAAAATGTAATAGAAGCAGAAGTAATTTCCGACAAAAACAACTAA
- a CDS encoding AsmA family protein → MKKLFKILLKMALVLAVLGIAGLITLRLMFPPEKVKTLALDYAKNNLHREMSFDKLSFNLIGVTLENFALSESSTFQEGTFVKADKLVVKVALLPLLKKRVEISTIEIDGLDVNIVKQKDGAFNFDSLLSSSSTPAEAATADPVEKTAETDTSSSLVLLAETIEVKDCNFYYKDLQTGTSTEVEKLNIEISDFDLASPFNTVISFTTAFEQDGGISVSVPVTLDFTAFLANLEMAKAYVKVNKISADYKTVKFLLKGEVNNFESPKADLTGSLSGINNLVLADLLPDLPNFTLPVINLTLKADADLNNSSAVINQVALSVRDSSFNSSGKVNWGGAAPAYNLTGNLKIDLAQLVQMTDTISGFNPAGQISGSFKATEKKENKDISGTITLKDVTLFYAPFTAKSLNGTIKLASLDDISCDSFTGLLNNEKFTSSFSYKNVKEVMALALNLDLAALKLDAFPGQDTPEEETASSESPSQETPEQNTEKTGQTPETFMNIKADVKVGAVQVPYFRTDGFSIKADLTQISSSMAKSNGQVSFNLQPGAITNLDSFVKENKIVKILLLPITVVRKVANMLHIDLFPAENESKKGEITFTSGEGVYTFTNGLMTLDKTSFLSKVTNLNGTGKINFATQALDMKVSATVLTSQTPIVIKIGGTMDNPSGKLDVVNTVTSVVGGILNYKTPGKVVTGTADAAAAVTKGVATTATDTVKGTVDAAKDTLKSIGSLFKKKTDTQEENQ, encoded by the coding sequence ATGAAAAAACTATTCAAAATACTACTTAAAATGGCCCTCGTACTCGCGGTATTGGGGATAGCGGGGTTGATTACCCTTCGGCTGATGTTTCCGCCCGAAAAAGTAAAAACCCTGGCTTTAGACTATGCAAAAAATAATTTGCATCGGGAAATGTCCTTCGACAAACTTTCCTTTAATTTAATCGGCGTTACTTTGGAAAATTTTGCCCTTTCCGAAAGTTCCACCTTTCAGGAAGGCACTTTTGTAAAAGCCGATAAATTAGTAGTAAAAGTGGCGCTTCTTCCGTTACTTAAAAAACGGGTAGAAATTTCCACCATTGAAATAGACGGGTTAGATGTAAACATTGTAAAGCAAAAAGACGGCGCATTTAATTTTGATTCGCTCCTCTCTTCTTCCTCTACTCCCGCCGAGGCCGCAACCGCCGACCCTGTCGAAAAAACCGCAGAAACGGATACTTCTTCCTCTTTAGTGCTGCTGGCCGAAACCATAGAGGTAAAAGATTGCAATTTTTATTATAAGGACTTACAAACGGGCACTTCCACCGAAGTGGAGAAACTTAATATCGAAATTTCCGATTTCGACCTTGCCTCCCCGTTTAATACGGTTATCTCCTTCACGACTGCCTTTGAACAGGACGGAGGAATTTCCGTTTCCGTTCCTGTCACGTTGGACTTTACCGCCTTTTTAGCCAATTTGGAAATGGCAAAAGCCTATGTAAAGGTAAATAAAATTTCAGCTGACTATAAAACGGTAAAATTCTTATTAAAAGGGGAAGTAAATAACTTTGAATCGCCCAAAGCCGACCTGACAGGTTCCTTAAGCGGTATTAACAATCTCGTCTTAGCCGACCTGTTGCCGGACTTGCCCAACTTCACCCTTCCCGTGATTAACTTAACCTTAAAGGCCGATGCCGATTTGAACAACTCCTCCGCGGTTATCAATCAAGTGGCCCTGTCGGTGCGGGACAGTTCCTTCAACTCTTCGGGAAAAGTAAATTGGGGGGGAGCCGCGCCTGCTTATAATCTGACCGGTAACCTTAAAATAGATTTGGCCCAACTCGTACAAATGACCGACACCATCAGCGGCTTTAACCCCGCGGGGCAAATCAGCGGTTCTTTCAAAGCCACGGAAAAAAAGGAAAATAAAGATATCAGCGGTACAATAACCTTAAAAGATGTCACCCTTTTCTACGCACCTTTTACGGCAAAATCCTTAAACGGAACTATCAAATTGGCCTCTTTGGACGATATATCCTGCGATAGTTTCACGGGCCTTCTTAATAACGAAAAATTTACCTCTTCGTTCTCTTACAAAAATGTAAAAGAGGTAATGGCCTTAGCGTTAAACTTAGATTTAGCCGCCCTTAAATTGGACGCGTTCCCGGGCCAAGACACCCCTGAAGAAGAAACGGCTTCAAGCGAAAGCCCCTCTCAAGAAACGCCCGAACAAAATACGGAAAAAACCGGACAAACCCCGGAAACTTTTATGAATATAAAAGCCGATGTAAAAGTGGGCGCGGTACAAGTGCCGTATTTCCGCACGGACGGTTTTTCCATTAAGGCTGACCTTACCCAAATCAGTTCGTCTATGGCCAAATCAAACGGGCAAGTTTCTTTTAATCTTCAACCGGGAGCGATTACGAACTTAGACTCTTTCGTGAAAGAAAACAAAATTGTAAAAATCTTACTTCTGCCCATTACGGTGGTACGCAAAGTAGCCAATATGTTGCATATTGACCTTTTCCCCGCCGAAAACGAAAGCAAAAAAGGGGAAATTACTTTCACCAGCGGAGAAGGTGTTTACACGTTTACAAACGGACTGATGACTTTGGACAAAACTTCCTTCCTATCCAAAGTTACCAATCTGAACGGTACGGGTAAAATTAACTTTGCCACCCAAGCCCTGGATATGAAAGTTTCCGCCACAGTGTTAACCAGCCAAACACCGATTGTCATTAAAATCGGCGGGACGATGGATAACCCCAGCGGAAAGTTAGATGTCGTCAACACCGTTACCTCTGTGGTGGGGGGAATTTTGAACTATAAAACCCCCGGCAAAGTAGTTACCGGAACGGCTGATGCGGCGGCCGCCGTTACCAAAGGGGTTGCCACCACGGCCACCGACACGGTAAAAGGCACCGTAGATGCCGCCAAAGACACGCTTAAATCTATCGGCAGTCTGTTTAAGAAAAAGACAGATACGCAAGAAGAAAACCAATAA